The following coding sequences are from one Arthrobacter sp. 24S4-2 window:
- a CDS encoding ABC transporter ATP-binding protein, which translates to MIEVKNLVRTFKSGDRTIKPVNDVSFELEQGTLASIVGKSGSGKSTLLSLLGALDKPTSGDVVVNGVSLASMPDGKLTEYRRRDIGFVFQQFNLIPNLSAVNNVMLPMEFAGVRKAVRLARANELLEQVQLDPEKHVRRINRLSGGEQQRVAIARALANEPKLILADEPTGNLDEQTGDHIIELLSSLSRDHNTTILVVTHDRALSNKTDRRFRLQQGRLTEEPARTRATAAASASASASASA; encoded by the coding sequence ATGATCGAAGTCAAGAACCTGGTCCGCACCTTCAAGTCCGGCGACCGCACCATCAAACCCGTCAACGACGTCAGCTTCGAACTGGAGCAGGGCACGCTCGCCTCGATCGTGGGCAAGAGCGGCAGCGGCAAGAGCACGCTGCTGTCCCTGCTCGGCGCGCTGGACAAGCCCACCAGCGGAGACGTCGTCGTGAACGGTGTCAGCCTGGCCAGCATGCCGGACGGCAAGCTGACCGAATACCGGCGCCGCGACATCGGCTTCGTCTTCCAGCAGTTCAACCTGATCCCCAACCTGTCCGCCGTGAACAACGTGATGCTGCCGATGGAGTTTGCGGGCGTCCGCAAGGCGGTGCGGCTGGCCCGGGCCAACGAACTGCTGGAGCAGGTGCAGCTGGATCCGGAGAAGCACGTGCGCCGCATCAACCGCCTTTCCGGTGGCGAGCAGCAGCGCGTGGCGATTGCCCGCGCACTGGCCAACGAGCCGAAACTCATCCTCGCGGACGAGCCCACGGGCAACCTGGACGAGCAGACCGGTGACCACATCATCGAGCTCCTCAGCTCGCTGAGCCGCGACCACAACACCACCATCCTGGTGGTCACGCACGACAGGGCCCTGTCCAACAAGACGGACCGCCGGTTCCGGCTGCAGCAGGGGCGCCTCACCGAAGAGCCCGCACGCACCCGGGCCACGGCGGCAGCGTCGGCGTCGGCGTCGGCGTCGGCGTCGGCGTAG
- a CDS encoding sugar-binding protein — protein MQMIGKAGKAAAIAAIAALALTACGRAETGTTGGSSGGEAFPKNSSIGVALPQKTSENWVLAEKLFNDGLNGAGFKADVQFANGGVSEQQNQISAMVTKGAKVIIVGAIDGAQLGTQLKQAKDSGATIIAYDRLLLNTANVDYYVAYDNFKVGELQGQALLDGMKAKKPSGPYNIELFAGSPDDANAKVFFDGAMSILKPKIDDGTLKVLSGQKSFEQAVTQGWKAENAQRRADTLLTGSYGTASLDGVLSPNDTLARAVLTSVKAAGKPLPIITGQDSEVESVKSIMAGEQYSTINKDTRKLVEHAITMVKDIQAGKTPEINDDKSYNNTVKTVPAYLLDPVIVTKENVKTAYVDDPVLGPITK, from the coding sequence ATGCAAATGATTGGTAAAGCAGGAAAGGCAGCAGCGATCGCTGCTATTGCGGCACTGGCGCTGACAGCCTGCGGCCGCGCCGAAACCGGCACCACGGGTGGTAGCAGCGGCGGCGAGGCATTCCCCAAGAACTCCTCGATCGGCGTCGCGCTCCCCCAGAAGACCAGTGAAAACTGGGTGCTGGCCGAGAAGCTGTTCAACGACGGCCTGAACGGTGCCGGCTTCAAGGCCGACGTCCAGTTCGCCAACGGCGGCGTCTCCGAGCAGCAGAACCAGATCAGCGCCATGGTCACCAAGGGTGCAAAGGTCATCATCGTGGGTGCCATCGACGGCGCCCAGCTGGGTACCCAGCTCAAGCAGGCCAAGGACTCCGGCGCCACCATCATCGCCTACGACCGCCTGCTCCTGAACACCGCGAACGTGGACTACTACGTGGCATACGACAACTTCAAGGTGGGTGAACTCCAGGGCCAGGCGCTGTTGGACGGCATGAAGGCCAAGAAGCCTTCCGGCCCGTACAACATCGAACTGTTCGCCGGTTCCCCGGATGACGCCAACGCGAAGGTCTTCTTCGACGGCGCCATGAGCATCCTGAAGCCGAAGATCGATGACGGAACGCTGAAGGTCCTGTCAGGCCAGAAGTCCTTCGAGCAGGCTGTTACCCAGGGCTGGAAGGCTGAGAACGCCCAGCGTCGGGCCGACACCCTGCTGACCGGCAGCTACGGCACCGCTTCCCTGGACGGCGTCCTGTCCCCGAACGACACCCTGGCGCGTGCAGTCCTGACGTCCGTCAAGGCTGCCGGCAAGCCGCTTCCTATCATCACCGGCCAGGACTCCGAAGTTGAGTCCGTCAAGTCCATCATGGCCGGCGAGCAGTACTCCACCATCAACAAGGACACCCGCAAGCTCGTTGAGCACGCGATCACCATGGTCAAGGACATCCAGGCCGGCAAGACGCCTGAGATCAACGATGACAAGTCCTACAACAACACGGTCAAGACCGTTCCGGCCTACCTGCTGGATCCGGTCATCGTGACCAAGGAGAACGTCAAGACGGCCTACGTGGACGATCCGGTTTTGGGACCGATCACCAAGTAA
- a CDS encoding ROK family transcriptional regulator has product MPSTPRSTRSRTKNPGSQSALRHLNQQRIIECLLNGPSTQAELARQTGLSTATVSNIVKIMQDAGLASTEPITSSGRRALNVRLNSNGAVAVGIDFGRRHLRVVLATLSYHIIAEESVLLPLGHHADEGIRSAVDLLAKLLEESGVERSAVVGAGVGIPGPIDRRTGTVAQGAILPEWVGINILQHLEDTLNFPVFVDNDANLGALSEVTWGPHSGISNLMFLKIGSGIGAGLILNGAPYYGNVGITGEIGHATIHEHGLICRCGNRGCLETIASTTTMIELLSRGEEKPLSAEDVVRKALGRDSATLRVVDDAGLAVGRALGNVANLINPEVIVVGGPLAGLGDLLLDPIRRGLVRHAVPVIGETTTLTMSSLGDRAEALGAAALVFQHAGIRRS; this is encoded by the coding sequence ATGCCCTCAACACCGCGCTCAACGAGGAGCCGAACCAAGAACCCGGGTTCCCAGTCCGCTTTGAGGCACCTGAACCAGCAACGGATCATCGAGTGCCTCCTGAACGGCCCGTCCACCCAGGCTGAACTCGCACGGCAGACCGGCCTGTCCACCGCAACTGTCTCCAACATCGTCAAAATCATGCAGGACGCCGGGCTTGCGTCCACGGAACCGATCACGAGTTCCGGCCGCCGGGCACTGAACGTACGGCTCAACAGCAATGGGGCCGTTGCCGTGGGAATCGACTTCGGCCGCAGGCACCTCAGGGTGGTCCTCGCGACGCTGAGCTACCACATCATCGCCGAGGAATCGGTGCTCCTCCCGCTGGGCCACCACGCCGACGAAGGCATCCGCTCCGCCGTCGACCTGCTGGCCAAACTGCTGGAAGAAAGCGGCGTGGAACGCAGCGCGGTGGTGGGTGCCGGCGTCGGGATTCCCGGCCCCATCGACCGCCGCACCGGCACCGTGGCGCAGGGCGCCATCCTGCCCGAATGGGTGGGCATCAACATCCTCCAGCACCTCGAGGACACCCTGAATTTCCCCGTCTTTGTTGATAACGACGCCAATCTCGGCGCCCTGTCCGAAGTGACGTGGGGACCCCACAGCGGCATCAGTAACCTGATGTTCCTGAAGATCGGCTCGGGCATCGGTGCCGGGCTGATCCTGAACGGCGCCCCGTACTACGGCAACGTGGGCATCACCGGCGAAATCGGCCACGCCACTATCCACGAACATGGCCTCATCTGCCGTTGCGGAAACAGGGGGTGCCTGGAAACCATAGCTTCCACGACCACCATGATCGAGCTTCTCAGCCGCGGCGAGGAGAAGCCGCTGAGCGCCGAAGACGTGGTCCGCAAGGCGCTCGGGCGGGACTCCGCCACCCTTCGCGTTGTGGACGACGCCGGCCTGGCCGTGGGCCGCGCGCTGGGCAACGTGGCCAACCTGATCAACCCCGAAGTCATCGTGGTGGGCGGCCCGCTGGCTGGACTGGGAGACCTGCTGCTGGATCCCATCCGGCGGGGCCTGGTCCGCCACGCGGTGCCTGTCATCGGTGAAACCACCACCCTGACGATGTCCTCGCTGGGAGACCGGGCCGAGGCCCTCGGGGCGGCCGCGCTGGTCTTCCAACATGCAGGGATCCGCCGCTCCTGA
- the mmsB gene encoding multiple monosaccharide ABC transporter permease — MNALKKLFGGNTRQFGMIFALVALIVFFQIFTEGRTLTPGNVINLFNGNSYILILAIGMVLVIIAGHIDLSVGSVAAFVGVSVALAIRDWGIPWYLGVLLGLALGALIGAWQGFWTAYVGIPAFIVTLAGMLLFRGFNQFVGKSNTIPVPSDFQYLGSGYLPEVGPSTGYNNLTLLLGLLAVAFVIFSEVRSRRRAIALGAEVPESWVMILKLVLICGAILYATYLFATGRPGTSFPIPGLILAVLVIIYGFISSKTIVGRHIYAVGGNRHAAELSGVQSKKVNFLVMMNMSILAGLAGMIFVGRSTASGPFDGVGWELDAIAAVFIGGAAVTGGVGTVIGSIVGGLVMAVLNNGLQLLGVGADLTQIIKGLVLLIAVAFDVYNKTQGKKSIIGMMMKNFGRSSTELQPDETTATKDVIHKEA; from the coding sequence ATGAACGCGCTCAAGAAGCTCTTTGGCGGCAACACCCGCCAATTCGGCATGATCTTCGCCCTGGTTGCACTGATCGTCTTCTTCCAGATTTTCACCGAGGGGCGCACGCTCACCCCGGGCAACGTCATCAACCTCTTCAACGGCAACTCCTACATCCTGATCCTCGCCATCGGCATGGTCCTGGTGATCATTGCCGGCCACATCGACCTCTCCGTCGGCTCCGTGGCGGCCTTCGTCGGCGTCAGCGTGGCCCTCGCGATCCGTGACTGGGGCATCCCCTGGTACCTCGGCGTGCTGCTGGGCCTGGCCCTCGGGGCGCTGATCGGGGCCTGGCAAGGGTTCTGGACCGCCTATGTGGGCATCCCCGCCTTCATCGTGACCCTTGCCGGCATGCTGCTCTTCCGCGGCTTCAACCAGTTCGTGGGCAAGTCCAACACCATCCCGGTCCCCAGCGACTTCCAGTACCTCGGATCCGGCTACCTCCCCGAGGTGGGACCCAGCACCGGGTACAACAACCTCACGCTGCTCCTGGGCCTGTTGGCCGTGGCCTTCGTGATCTTCAGCGAAGTCCGTTCACGCCGCCGGGCAATAGCGCTCGGTGCCGAAGTCCCCGAATCCTGGGTGATGATCCTCAAGCTGGTCCTGATCTGCGGCGCCATCCTCTACGCCACGTACCTGTTCGCCACCGGCCGTCCGGGCACGTCCTTCCCGATTCCGGGCCTGATCCTGGCCGTCCTGGTCATCATCTACGGTTTCATCTCCTCCAAGACCATCGTCGGCCGCCACATCTACGCAGTAGGCGGCAACCGGCACGCCGCCGAGCTCTCCGGCGTCCAGTCCAAGAAGGTCAACTTCCTGGTGATGATGAACATGTCCATCCTGGCCGGCCTGGCCGGCATGATCTTCGTCGGCCGTTCCACTGCCTCGGGCCCGTTTGACGGCGTCGGCTGGGAACTGGACGCCATCGCAGCCGTGTTCATCGGCGGCGCCGCCGTGACCGGCGGCGTGGGCACTGTGATCGGCTCGATCGTCGGTGGCCTGGTGATGGCCGTGCTGAACAACGGCCTGCAGCTCCTCGGCGTCGGTGCCGACCTCACGCAGATCATCAAGGGCCTGGTCCTCCTGATCGCCGTTGCCTTCGACGTCTACAACAAGACCCAGGGCAAGAAGTCGATCATCGGCATGATGATGAAGAACTTCGGCCGCAGCAGCACTGAGCTGCAGCCGGACGAGACCACAGCCACCAAGGACGTCATCCACAAGGAAGCCTGA
- the mmsA gene encoding multiple monosaccharide ABC transporter ATP-binding protein: MTSQNTQSDPILLEMRSITKEFPGVKALAEVSLRVKAGEIHAICGENGAGKSTLMKVLSGVYPYGSYDGDIVYQNEVQQFKDIRASEHAGIVIIHQELALIPELSIMENIFLGNEPTKRGVIDWAEARTRSRELLARVGLREDPDTAIKEIGVGKQQLVEIAKALSKSVKLLILDEPTAALNESDSQHLLDLMLGLKGRGITSIIISHKLNEIEQIADSITIIRDGKSIETLDVKADGVDEDRIIKGMVGRTLESRFPDHEPKIGEVFFEVKDWNVGHPQIQDRMVCKNSNFFVRRGEIVGFAGLMGAGRTELARSVFGRSYGRFISGQIYKDGKEVTLRTVRQAIDSGLGYVTEDRKSLGLNLLDDIKTTTVAANLKKISKHNVVDTNKEFTVAEQYRKSLRTKTPSVEEGVSKLSGGNQQKVVLAKWMFTDPDLLILDEPTRGIDVGAKYEIYGIIQQLANQGKGVIVISSELPELLGLSDRIYTIFEGAITGVLDKDDASQESLMKLMTSARKTTAA, translated from the coding sequence ATGACGTCCCAGAACACGCAAAGCGATCCGATACTTCTCGAGATGCGCTCCATCACCAAGGAATTCCCCGGCGTTAAAGCTTTGGCCGAGGTAAGCCTGCGGGTGAAGGCCGGCGAGATCCACGCAATCTGTGGTGAGAACGGCGCCGGCAAGTCCACCCTCATGAAAGTCCTGTCCGGCGTATATCCGTACGGCAGCTACGACGGCGACATCGTCTACCAAAACGAGGTTCAGCAGTTCAAGGACATCCGCGCCAGCGAGCATGCCGGCATCGTGATCATCCACCAGGAACTCGCGCTGATCCCCGAGCTGTCCATCATGGAGAACATCTTCCTGGGCAACGAACCCACCAAGCGCGGCGTGATCGACTGGGCCGAGGCACGGACCCGTTCCAGGGAGCTGCTGGCCAGGGTGGGACTGCGCGAAGACCCCGATACCGCCATCAAGGAAATCGGCGTCGGCAAGCAACAGCTCGTGGAAATCGCCAAGGCACTGAGCAAGTCGGTAAAACTCCTGATTCTGGACGAGCCCACGGCGGCGCTGAACGAATCCGACTCCCAGCACCTGCTGGACCTCATGCTGGGGCTCAAGGGCCGCGGCATCACGTCCATCATCATTTCCCACAAGCTCAACGAGATCGAACAGATCGCCGACTCCATCACCATCATCCGTGACGGCAAGTCCATCGAGACCCTCGATGTGAAGGCCGACGGCGTTGACGAGGACCGCATCATCAAGGGCATGGTGGGCCGGACGCTGGAATCGCGCTTCCCGGACCACGAACCCAAGATCGGCGAGGTGTTCTTCGAGGTCAAGGACTGGAACGTGGGCCACCCGCAGATCCAGGACCGTATGGTCTGCAAGAACTCCAACTTCTTCGTCCGGCGCGGCGAGATCGTCGGTTTCGCCGGGCTGATGGGCGCCGGCCGGACCGAGCTGGCACGCTCGGTGTTCGGCCGCTCGTACGGGCGGTTCATCTCGGGCCAGATCTACAAGGACGGCAAGGAAGTCACGCTCCGCACCGTACGCCAGGCGATCGACAGCGGACTGGGTTACGTCACGGAGGACCGAAAGTCCCTGGGACTGAACCTCCTGGACGACATCAAGACCACCACCGTTGCGGCCAACCTGAAGAAGATCAGCAAGCACAACGTGGTGGATACCAACAAGGAGTTCACCGTTGCGGAACAGTACCGCAAATCGCTGCGGACCAAGACGCCCTCAGTGGAGGAAGGCGTATCCAAGCTCTCGGGCGGCAACCAGCAGAAAGTGGTGCTCGCGAAATGGATGTTCACCGACCCCGACCTGCTGATTCTTGACGAGCCCACCCGCGGCATCGACGTCGGCGCCAAGTACGAGATTTACGGCATCATCCAGCAGCTGGCCAACCAGGGCAAGGGAGTGATCGTGATTTCCTCCGAGCTGCCCGAGCTGCTGGGCCTCTCCGACCGCATCTACACCATCTTCGAAGGCGCCATCACAGGGGTCCTGGACAAGGATGACGCCAGCCAGGAAAGCCTGATGAAGCTCATGACATCCGCCCGCAAGACCACCGCCGCCTGA
- the alr gene encoding alanine racemase, which produces MRLNAHIESAPDAALTGQVSVDLSAISHNIRTLRQRSAAPHFMAVVKGNAYGHGLVEVARTALDAGADWLGTAQLHEAISLRRAGITAPVLSWLYLAAASSDTIREALEYDVDVSLGSVAQLDVVAGIARRLGRPAVVHLELDTGLSRGGARAEDWAELVAAARRAELEGTLSVRGVWTHLAWADVPAHPANIAAVDAFEEAVREARVAGLEPALRHVSSSANILDRPEFAFDMVRAGLAFYGLAPADHLAPSDFGLRPALTVTAPVVLVKKVPAGTGVSYEHQAITHEPRYLGLVPLGYADGIPKGISGRSLILLGGRRVPVIGKVCMDQFMVDLGPDCNGVAVGDTAVLFGDPRTGAASADDWGAAIGSHGDEIINRIAPRLPRAYECPDYQEAGGPVVG; this is translated from the coding sequence ATGAGACTTAATGCACACATCGAAAGCGCCCCGGACGCGGCGCTCACCGGTCAGGTCAGCGTTGATCTTTCGGCCATTTCGCACAACATCCGCACCCTCCGCCAGCGCTCCGCGGCGCCACATTTCATGGCGGTAGTGAAGGGCAACGCGTACGGTCACGGGCTTGTCGAGGTCGCCAGGACGGCACTGGATGCCGGCGCTGACTGGCTGGGGACCGCGCAGCTTCATGAGGCGATCAGCCTCCGCCGGGCGGGAATAACGGCCCCGGTCCTCTCCTGGCTCTACCTCGCGGCAGCCTCCAGTGACACCATCCGGGAGGCCCTGGAGTACGACGTCGACGTGTCGTTGGGCAGCGTTGCCCAGCTGGACGTCGTGGCCGGCATCGCGCGGCGCCTGGGCCGCCCCGCCGTCGTCCACCTTGAGCTGGACACGGGGCTGAGCCGTGGCGGAGCGAGGGCGGAGGACTGGGCGGAACTGGTGGCCGCCGCCCGCCGTGCCGAGCTTGAGGGGACGCTTTCCGTGAGGGGCGTCTGGACGCACCTGGCCTGGGCGGATGTTCCCGCGCACCCCGCCAACATCGCGGCCGTGGACGCCTTCGAGGAAGCCGTCCGTGAGGCCAGGGTAGCCGGCCTGGAACCGGCACTCCGGCACGTCTCAAGCTCCGCCAACATCCTTGACCGGCCGGAATTCGCCTTCGACATGGTCCGGGCCGGCCTGGCGTTCTACGGGCTGGCTCCGGCGGACCACCTGGCCCCCTCGGACTTCGGCCTGCGCCCGGCGCTGACCGTCACGGCACCGGTGGTGCTGGTGAAGAAGGTTCCCGCCGGCACCGGCGTGAGCTACGAGCACCAGGCCATCACGCATGAGCCCAGGTACCTGGGTCTCGTCCCGCTGGGCTACGCCGACGGCATCCCCAAGGGCATTTCGGGCCGCAGCCTGATCCTCCTCGGCGGCCGCCGGGTCCCGGTGATCGGCAAGGTCTGCATGGACCAGTTCATGGTGGACCTGGGACCGGACTGCAATGGCGTGGCCGTTGGTGACACAGCTGTGCTATTTGGCGACCCGCGCACCGGGGCGGCCAGCGCCGATGACTGGGGCGCGGCCATCGGCAGCCACGGCGATGAGATCATCAACCGGATCGCCCCGCGCCTGCCGCGGGCGTACGAGTGCCCGGATTACCAGGAAGCCGGTGGTCCCGTTGTCGGCTGA
- a CDS encoding nitrilase-related carbon-nitrogen hydrolase gives MVLLALMQANSAVLDVEANCAAVDDAARRAAVAGAAVLLTPELFPVGYAPLRVRAELDPDRLPAIRRTLAGIARRNSIALVYSLPAVTGEGLWQITSTLVDREGSELLNYAKVHLFGVEEREAFNAAAEPPAVVDFLGFRTSMVICYDVEFPESVRAAAARGAELLLVPTALSQGFESVPQILLRARALESQLTVAYANHSGVEEGCVFLGGSVIAGPDGALLAAAGTAPALLFAEVGAAAARDAREAVPYLRERRPEVYRAWEVDGPEAAAAAEGSSTY, from the coding sequence ATGGTGCTGCTGGCGCTGATGCAGGCGAACTCCGCCGTACTCGATGTTGAAGCCAACTGTGCTGCGGTTGACGACGCCGCCCGGCGGGCCGCCGTTGCCGGCGCGGCGGTGCTGCTCACTCCGGAACTGTTCCCGGTGGGATACGCGCCGCTCCGGGTCCGGGCCGAACTGGACCCGGACAGGCTGCCGGCCATCCGGCGGACACTGGCCGGCATTGCCCGGAGGAACTCCATTGCACTGGTGTACAGCCTGCCCGCGGTGACGGGGGAGGGCCTGTGGCAGATAACGTCCACACTGGTGGACCGCGAGGGTTCCGAGTTGCTGAACTATGCCAAGGTGCACCTGTTCGGGGTGGAGGAACGCGAGGCCTTCAACGCGGCGGCCGAACCGCCCGCCGTCGTCGACTTCCTCGGGTTCAGGACTTCCATGGTGATCTGCTACGACGTCGAATTTCCCGAAAGCGTCCGCGCGGCCGCTGCCCGCGGCGCTGAACTGCTGCTGGTTCCCACGGCACTCTCGCAGGGTTTCGAATCCGTCCCCCAGATCCTGCTGCGCGCCCGTGCCCTGGAGAGCCAGCTAACCGTGGCCTATGCCAATCATTCGGGCGTGGAGGAGGGGTGTGTATTCCTGGGCGGCAGCGTCATCGCCGGACCCGACGGCGCCCTGCTGGCCGCCGCAGGGACGGCACCGGCGCTGCTGTTCGCCGAAGTCGGCGCTGCTGCTGCCCGGGACGCGCGGGAAGCCGTGCCGTACCTCCGGGAGCGCCGGCCGGAGGTTTACCGTGCCTGGGAGGTGGATGGACCGGAGGCAGCAGCCGCGGCTGAGGGTTCATCCACGTACTGA
- a CDS encoding Gfo/Idh/MocA family protein — protein MNAPIAKPWLFSQSDQDPRSATGATLRWGVVATGGIARAVAQDLALLSDAELYAVSSRSQASADTFGTEYGFAKAYGDDAGTPGYQRLLSDDSVDVVYVATPHAQHFEVALAALQAGKHVLCEKALTINAREAAELVAAARSKKLFLMEAMWSRFLPSMQRAFEIAASGEIGAVQWVTADLGFPAVYSPTARIWALKDGGGALLDLTVYPLLWALGTLGLPQTVSATGTVNDDGVDAQNALTLGYHHGAQAQLTSSLTAYGPRAATVAGSLGYLQTIGSVNNPKEILVRIGMEDPRTERFEVVGRGYTYELREVTRCIQQGLTESPVMPLEDSVNVMRLFDGVRAQLGITYPNDAR, from the coding sequence ATGAATGCCCCCATCGCGAAGCCGTGGCTGTTCAGCCAGTCCGACCAGGATCCCCGTTCCGCCACCGGAGCTACGCTGCGGTGGGGAGTGGTGGCCACGGGCGGTATTGCCCGGGCTGTAGCGCAGGACCTCGCCCTGCTCTCGGACGCCGAGCTCTATGCGGTCAGTTCCCGAAGCCAGGCTTCGGCTGACACGTTCGGCACGGAATACGGCTTTGCCAAGGCGTACGGTGACGACGCCGGCACGCCCGGTTACCAGCGGCTCCTCTCCGACGACTCGGTGGACGTTGTCTACGTGGCGACGCCCCACGCCCAGCACTTTGAAGTCGCCCTGGCCGCACTCCAGGCAGGCAAGCACGTCTTGTGCGAGAAGGCCCTGACAATCAATGCGCGGGAAGCCGCCGAACTCGTGGCCGCCGCACGGTCCAAGAAGCTGTTCCTCATGGAAGCCATGTGGAGCCGGTTCCTGCCCAGCATGCAGCGCGCCTTTGAAATCGCGGCATCCGGGGAAATCGGGGCAGTTCAGTGGGTCACCGCGGACCTGGGCTTCCCGGCGGTATACTCCCCCACCGCACGTATCTGGGCCCTCAAGGATGGCGGCGGCGCACTCCTGGACCTGACCGTTTACCCCCTGCTTTGGGCTCTGGGGACTTTGGGATTGCCGCAGACAGTCAGTGCCACAGGCACCGTGAACGACGACGGCGTGGACGCCCAGAATGCGTTGACGCTCGGATACCACCACGGAGCTCAGGCCCAGCTGACATCGTCCCTCACGGCCTACGGGCCGCGGGCAGCCACGGTCGCCGGAAGCCTGGGGTATTTGCAGACCATCGGTTCCGTGAACAATCCGAAGGAAATCCTGGTCAGAATCGGCATGGAGGATCCGCGGACTGAACGCTTCGAGGTGGTCGGCCGGGGCTACACCTACGAGCTCCGCGAGGTCACCCGGTGCATTCAACAGGGGCTCACGGAAAGTCCTGTAATGCCGCTCGAAGACTCGGTGAATGTGATGAGGCTGTTCGATGGCGTGCGTGCGCAGCTCGGCATCACGTACCCGAATGATGCCCGCTGA
- a CDS encoding ABC transporter permease, whose protein sequence is MSVLARSVGNAFRNKVRTGAVVAVLAVAIGLALSMLVANQAVAAKVTELNASVGTVLTVNPAGGQGFEGGGEPLTAEQAATAAAVPNVTSVVGTKALRLRNAAAAAAQAAGGTQATGPGGSQGGPGGQTTTTLTTSLTAAIDAGTLGNRNQASQGTTGSTGTTQPARTMSLPITATGIGAEVDSTGKALAITEGSGLGDYTAESTNALLGTTLAEKNGLKVGSTFTINDKTYTVAGLFDAGTAFGNNALYVTLPSAQTLAALPGELSTMIVTVNSMENVDAAKTALQSALGADKADVTQGQRNLETAVSSLNSVKNISLIAFVAALGTAGLIILLIMVMLVRERRREIGVLKAIGAPNRTIGLQFVLEALVVVAMGSVVGAAVASFASGGIASALISSNSSTTTAATTGRGIPGGAAGFPGGGAGLPSGGPFGGASQLLTTVTASASPGVIAAGIAAVFGVAIIGALVPALLTARIRPIEVLRGE, encoded by the coding sequence GTGAGCGTCCTCGCCCGAAGCGTAGGCAATGCCTTCAGAAACAAGGTCCGAACCGGGGCCGTGGTGGCGGTGTTGGCCGTGGCAATCGGCCTGGCACTGTCCATGCTGGTCGCCAACCAGGCAGTGGCCGCCAAAGTCACCGAACTGAACGCCTCGGTGGGCACAGTCCTGACGGTCAATCCGGCCGGCGGCCAGGGCTTCGAAGGCGGCGGCGAGCCGCTCACGGCTGAACAGGCCGCCACGGCGGCAGCGGTGCCCAACGTGACCAGCGTGGTAGGCACCAAGGCGCTGCGCCTGCGCAACGCAGCCGCAGCCGCCGCACAAGCGGCAGGCGGCACCCAGGCAACCGGACCCGGCGGAAGCCAGGGCGGACCCGGCGGCCAGACCACCACCACGCTGACCACCAGCCTCACTGCCGCCATCGACGCCGGAACGCTCGGCAACCGCAACCAGGCCAGCCAGGGAACCACCGGATCAACCGGCACCACGCAGCCGGCACGGACCATGTCCCTGCCCATCACCGCCACCGGAATCGGCGCCGAGGTGGACAGCACGGGCAAGGCCCTGGCGATCACCGAAGGTTCCGGCCTGGGCGACTACACCGCTGAGTCAACCAATGCGCTCCTGGGCACCACCCTCGCCGAGAAGAACGGCCTCAAGGTGGGCTCCACGTTCACCATCAATGACAAGACCTACACGGTTGCCGGCCTGTTCGACGCCGGAACCGCCTTCGGCAACAACGCCCTCTACGTAACGCTCCCCTCCGCCCAGACCCTGGCCGCACTGCCGGGTGAGCTGTCCACGATGATCGTGACCGTGAACAGCATGGAGAACGTGGACGCCGCCAAGACCGCACTCCAGAGCGCCCTCGGCGCGGACAAGGCCGATGTCACCCAGGGCCAGCGCAACCTTGAGACGGCCGTCAGCTCCCTGAACAGCGTCAAGAACATCTCGTTGATCGCCTTCGTCGCCGCGCTGGGCACGGCCGGCCTGATCATCCTCCTGATCATGGTGATGCTGGTCCGCGAGCGCCGTCGTGAAATCGGTGTGCTCAAGGCAATCGGCGCCCCCAACCGCACCATCGGACTCCAGTTCGTCCTGGAAGCGCTCGTGGTGGTCGCCATGGGCAGCGTGGTGGGTGCCGCCGTCGCGTCCTTCGCCAGCGGAGGCATTGCCTCCGCACTGATCAGCTCCAATTCATCCACGACGACGGCGGCAACCACCGGACGCGGCATTCCCGGCGGGGCGGCCGGCTTCCCCGGCGGCGGCGCCGGTCTTCCCTCCGGGGGTCCGTTCGGCGGAGCGTCCCAGCTCCTGACCACCGTCACCGCGAGCGCCTCCCCCGGGGTGATCGCGGCGGGCATCGCTGCAGTGTTCGGCGTGGCCATCATCGGCGCCCTGGTTCCCGCACTCCTTACCGCCCGCATCCGCCCCATCGAAGTCCTCCGAGGAGAGTAG